In Xiphophorus couchianus chromosome 8, X_couchianus-1.0, whole genome shotgun sequence, the following proteins share a genomic window:
- the ulk1b gene encoding serine/threonine-protein kinase ULK1 isoform X4: MKVLQTKGIIHRDLKPQNILLSYPPGRKSHSNNTCIKIADFGFARYLQNNMMAATLCGSPMYMAPEVIMSQNYDAKADLWSIGTIVFQCLTGKAPFQASSPQDLRLFYEKNKNLSPNIPRETSSHLRNLLLGLLQRNHKDRMDFDEFFTHPFLDASSSIKKSIPTVTMTCLPSSASASSCSSSSTSHLASPPQSLAETQQLRAKVLASPTQEAAGFLLKDSSGAGGSSSKNSSSCDTDDFVMVLAHFTTGELTCESKVLQDSLMNSGSLLASAGLCNQAKTPPHSPSCSGSPSPVRPTEFPGSNYCGSCGNHVHSLPIPVPTQVQNYHRMELNLQSTKQDGSPRLSTAVHRGSSGSLVGHARAGPLAPWQGAVPSSRRLSLGGTRTFQISPQGPQHVESRQTSQQQPQAPGLGTRLHSAPCLLDCATGSSRQKIKKQHSDPVAVPPTGLMTVRPLHSSPRLSELMQRNPLPTILGSPSRAIPPFEFPKPPSSPNIVTFLTQKGLVVGSPGSRTAPGELRDLGQQAPAPSTHPAYCVHRVNDDGRSFGRSQSAGRLSDMLLMAAFGAGHAGERGSMENLTSEKAIDITAPPGGGFAPGSCSPAQVVFTVGSPPSGSTPPQTSRHRKCSGSFSSGSPAGSLTSHYPQTGTFPEGFEAPPSPRYSFTDPITANMGGAVTFEAPELPEETLMEQEHTDTVQRLRFTLEFVLCLMEVASTRGAVTVGGQGDFSHPAVLQQQSLVADQISSLSREWSHAEQLVLYLKTAELLSTALHTAMEQVKQGKLYPSSTVKQIVRRLNELYKSSVASCRSLSTHLEHFFSRKHRLMDQISSITAERLLFSHTVQMVQAAALDEMFHQGEASILRYHKALLLMEGLSLLLTEHDDILIVSKCKECIERRLTALQSGLCV; the protein is encoded by the exons ATGAAAGTCCTGCAGACCAAAGGAATAATCCATCGGGACCTCAAACCCCAGAACATTCTGCTCTCCTACCCACCGGGCAGAAAGTCTCATTCCAACAACACCTGCATCAAGATCG CGGACTTTGGCTTTGCCAGATACCTTCAGAACAACATGATGGCAGCTACACTTTGTGGCTCTCCCATGTATATG GCTCCTGAAGTTATTATGTCCCAGAACTATGATGCCAAGGCTGACTTGTGGAGTATAGGAACCATCGTATTTCAGTGTCTGACTGGTAAAGCTCCTTTTCAG GCCAGCAGTCCCCAGGACCTCCGGCTGTTctatgagaaaaacaagaatctGAGTCCCAA catCCCCAGAGAGACTTCTAGCCATCTGAGGAACCTGCTGCTCGGTCTGCTGCAACGCAACCACAAGGATCGTATGGACTTTG ATGAGTTTTTTACCCATCCTTTCTTGGATGCCAGCTCATCCATTAAGAAGt CCATCCCTACAGTGACCATGACCTGTTTGCCCAGTTCGGCATCAGCCAGCTCTTGTAGCAGCTCCTCCACGTCTCACCTTGCCTCACCACCG CAGTCTTTAGCTGAGACTCAGCAACTGCGTGCCAAAGTTCTGGCCTCTCCAACGCAAGAGGCTGCAGGTTTTCTCCTGAAGGACTCGTCTGGAGcaggcggcagcagcagcaagaaCTCCTCCTCTTGCGATACAGATGATTTTGTCATGGTGCTTGCTCATTTTACAA CAGGTGAACTGACTTGTGAGAGTAAAGTGCTGCAGGACAGTTTGATGAACAGCGG cTCTCTTTTGGCTTCAGCTGGTCTGTGTAACCAAGCGAAAACACCACCGCACTCTCCTTCTTGCAGTGGCTCTCCAAGTCCTGTCAG GCCCACCGAGTTCCCTGGCAGTAATTACTGTGGTAGCTGTGGAAACCATGTTCACTCATTGCCTATCCCAGTTCCCACTCAGGTCCAGAACTACCATCGCATGGAGCTGAACCTTCAATCTACCAAGCAGGATGGCTCACCACG GTTGTCGACAGCGGTTCATCGCGGCAGCAGTGGAAGCCTGGTGGGCCATGCTAGAGCAGGACCTTTGGCCCCATGGCAGGGAGCGGTCCCCTCCTCCCGTAGGCTTTCACTGGGAGGGACCAGAACATTCCAGATTTCTCCTCAAG GCCCGCAGCACGTTGAGTCGAGGCAGACgtctcagcagcagccacaggCACCAGGGCTCGGCACACGGCTCCACAGTGCCCCCTGTCTGTTGGATTGCGCAACTGgcagcagcagacagaaaatcaagaagcagcattcagacCCCGTCGCTGTCCCTCCAACTGGGCTGATGACCGTCCGGCCGCTCCACTCTTCCCCCAGACTCAGTGAGCTGATGCAGCGTAACCCTCTACCGACCATCCTGGGATCCCCGTCCAGG GCTATCCCTCCTTTTGAATTCCCAAAGCCGCCAAGTTCTCCAAACATTGTGACGTTCCTGACTCAGAAGGGTTTGGTTGTTGGTTCGCCTGGCAGCAGAACTGCCCCAGGAGAGCTCAGAGACCTGGGACAACAAGCGCCGGCGCCGTCCACCCACCCAGCCTACTGCGTCCACAGAGTGAACGATGATGGCAGGAGCTTTGGAAG GTCACAGAGTGCCGGCCGTCTGTCTGACATGCTGCTAATGGCTGCGTTTGGAGCAGGACATGCAGGAGAACGAGGCAGCATGGAGAACCTGACCTCAGAAAAAGCCATAGACATAACAG CTCCTCCTGGTGGTGGCTTTGCACCTGGTTCTTGCAGCCCCGCACAGGTGGTTTTCACTGTTGGCTCTCCACCAAGTGGCAGTACCCCACCTCAGACCTCCAGACACAGGAAATGTTCAG GCTCCTTCAGTTCAGGCAGTCCTGCAGGCTCGTTGACCAGTCACTACCCCCAAACAGGCACCTTTCCCGAAGGCTTTGAGGCCCCGCCCAGCCCTCGCTACAGTTTCACTGATCCTATCACCGCTAACATGGGAGGCGCTGTGACCTTTGAGGCCCCTGAGCTGCCTGAGGAGACGCTGATGGAG CAAGAGCACACAGACACGGTGCAGCGCCTGCGTTTCACTTTGGAGTTTGTGCTCTGTCTGATGGAGGTGGCTAGCACTCGTGGGGCAGTCACAGTCGGGGGACAGGGAGACTTCTCTCACCCCGCTGTCCTTCAGCAGCAGAGCCTAGTGGCAGATCAGATAAGCTCACTGAGCCGAGAGTGGAG TCATGCAGAGCAGTTGGTGCTCTACCTTAAAACCGCAGAACTGTTGTCTACTGCCTTACACACGGCCATGGAGCAAGTTAAACAGGGCAAACTCTACCCCTCCTCTACTGTCAAACAAA TAGTGAGGCGGCTGAATGAGCTGTACAAGTCCAGCGTGGCATCTTGCCGCTCTCTCAGCACTCATCTGGAACATTTCTTCTCCAGGAAGCATCGTCTAATGGACCAAATCAGCTCTATCACAGCTGAGCGTCTGCTCTTTAGCCACACAGTGCAGATG GTTCAGGCTGCTGCGCTGGATGAGATGTTCCACCAGGGGGAAGCGTCAATCCTGCGTTACCACAAAGCTCTCCTGCTAATGGAGGGCCTGTCTCTGCTCCTCACTGAACACGATGACATCCTTATTGTTAGCAAAT GCAAGGAGTGCATTGAACGTCGCCTCACAGCTCTGCAGTCGGGTCTCTGTGTTTGA